A part of Paenibacillus sp. IHBB 10380 genomic DNA contains:
- a CDS encoding metal ABC transporter permease — protein sequence MELFLGPLSSKLNLDTGLIGTFFHDRSYCPSLSYFSHRRHSGNGCIRTVCRKYFDIDYAGYHFSYCPVTGRGWNVLVIFYRELQFLFYDEDQAKWLGVPTDTLKSVLLFLTGLSIGLIMKIVGALMIDAIILLPAMAALRIGRSFGQLIVWMSVFGLLTTYGGLLLSLQFDFPTGASITLQESYTDAM from the coding sequence GTGGAATTGTTTCTAGGGCCACTGTCGAGCAAGCTCAATCTGGATACGGGATTAATCGGGACCTTTTTTCATGACCGGAGCTATTGCCCTTCCCTTTCTTATTTTTCACATCGCAGGCATTCCGGCAATGGATGTATTCGGACTGTTTGTCGGAAGTATTTTGACATTGACTACGCTGGATATCATTTTTCTTACTGTCCTGTCACTGGTCGTGGTTGGAATGTACTGGTTATTTTTTACAGAGAGTTGCAATTTCTTTTTTACGACGAAGATCAAGCGAAGTGGCTGGGAGTACCTACGGATACGCTGAAGAGCGTGTTGCTGTTTCTAACCGGACTTTCGATTGGGCTTATTATGAAAATCGTAGGAGCACTTATGATTGACGCGATTATATTGTTGCCCGCAATGGCCGCATTAAGGATAGGACGAAGCTTTGGACAATTGATCGTGTGGATGTCCGTCTTTGGGTTGCTCACGACTTACGGTGGACTACTGCTTTCCTTGCAGTTTGACTTTCCAACCGGTGCGAGCATCACGCTGCAGGAATCGTATACGGACGCAATGTGA